Proteins encoded together in one Mauremys reevesii isolate NIE-2019 linkage group 11, ASM1616193v1, whole genome shotgun sequence window:
- the LOC120374929 gene encoding prolyl endopeptidase FAP isoform X3 yields the protein MKTRLKIIFGVIVCLLLSSLVICIILLPARVPNSDDNPRAFTLEDYLNGKFQYKTFFPYWISSHEYLHQTAEDNIILYDVETEDSTTILTNDTLRKVNASNYALSSDKQFIVLESDYTKLWRYSYTASYHIYDLQYSNFVTENPLPNKIQYISWSPVGHKLAYVYQNNIYLKQYPEDRSIKITSNGKENVIFNGIPDWVYEEEMLAGKYALWWSPNGKFIAYVQFNDTDIPVIEYSYYGEDQYPRKITIPYPKAGAKNPTVRVFIVDTTNHEGLVPKEVPVPAVIASSDHYFTWLTWVTDNRIGVQWLKRIQNFSVLAVCDFQENSNSWYCPENRQHVEASQTGWAGGFFVSTPYFTSDTTSYYKIFSDKAGYKHIHYINGSVENAIPVTNGQWEAIYIFKVTDDAIFYSSNEFEGYPGRRNIYKISIGSNPVRKQCITCNLRKERCQYYTARFSENAKYYALVCYGPGIPISTLFDGSNDQEIKVLEDNWELESAMENIRMPKIDINKLEVDGITLWYKMLLPPQFDRSKKYPLLIQVYGGPCSQNVKHTFGISWITYLASGEEIIVVLVDGRGTAFQGDKMLHAVYRKLGVYEIEDQISAVKKFIEMGFVDEKRIAIWGWSYGGYVTSLALGSGSGVFKCGMAVAPVSSWEYYASIYTERFMGLPTESDNLKHYKNSTVMARAENFRNVEYLLIHGTADDNVHFQNSAQISKALVNAEVDFQAMWYTDQDHGIPGLSSKHLYTHMTHFLKQCFSLSE from the exons TTCCCAACTCAGATGACAATCCTAGGGCTTTTACGTTGGAAGATTATTTGAATGGAAAGTTTCAgtacaaaacattttttccatactGGATTTCAA GTCATGAATATCTTCACCAGACAGCAGAAGATAATATTATTCTCTATGATGTTGAAACTGAGGACTCAACTACCATCTTGACTAATGACACACTT AGAAAAGTTAATGCCTCAAACTATGCATTATCTTCTGATAAACAATTTATAGTTCTGGAAAGCGATTACACAAAG CTTTGGAGATACTCTTATACAGCATCATACCACATTTATGATCTTCAATACAG taattttgtaACAGAAAATCCACTTCCAAATAAAATTCAGTATATATCTTGGTCACCCGTTGGACACAAATTG GCATATGTGTATCAGAATAATATCTATTTGAAACAATATCCTGAAGATCGATCTATtaaaataactagtaatggaaaaGAGAATGTAATATTTAATGGAATTCCTGACTGGGTCTATGAAG AGGAAATGCTTGCTGGGAAATATGCTCTGTGGTGGTCTCCAAATGGAAAGTTTATAGCATATGTACAATTTAATGATACTGACATACCAGTTATTGAATATTCATATTATGGTGAGGATCAATATCCTAGAAAAATAACTATTCCATATCCAAAG GCTGGGGCTAAAAATCCTACCGTTAGAGTGTTTATTGTAGACACTACTAACCATGAAGGTTTAGTTCCTAAGGAAGTACCTGTTCCTGCAGTGATAGCATCAAG TGATCACTATTTCACTTGGCTCACTTGGGTAACAGATAATCGAATCGGCGTGCAATGGCTAAAGCGAATCCAGAATTTTTCTGTCTTAGCTGTATGTGACTTCCAAGAAAACTCCAATTCCTGGTACTGTCCAGAG aatcGGCAGCATGTAGAAGCGAGTCAGACAGGATGGGCTGGTGGA TTCTTCGTTTCAACACCATATTTTACTTCAGACACTACTTCATACTACAAAATTTTTAGTGATAAGGCTGGTTATAAACATATTCATTACATCAATGGCTCAGTG GAAAATGCAATACCAGTTACAAATGGACAATGGGAGgcgatatacatttttaaagtaacGGATGATGCAAT ATTCTATTCAAGCAATGAATTTGAAGGCTATCCAGGGAGAAGGAATATATACAA AATTAGCATTGGAAGCAATCCTGTAAGGAAACAATGCATTACTTGTAATCTAAGGAAAGAAAGATGCCAGTATTATACAGCGAGATTCAGtgaaaatgctaagtattatgCCCTAGTCTGTTATG GTCCGGGCATTCCTATTTCCACTCTTTTTGACGGCAGCAATGACCAAG AGATTAAAGTCCTGGAAGACAATTGGGAATTAGAATCTGCGATGGAAAACATCAGAATGCCTAAGATAGACATTAATAAACTTGAAGTGGATGGAATTA ctTTGTGGTACAAGATGCTTCTACCTCCGCAGTTTGATAGATCCAAGAAGTATCCTCTGCTTATTCAGGT GTATGGAGGACCTTGCAGTCAGAATGTAAAGCACACATTTGGGATTAGCTGGATAACCTATCTTGCAAGTGGAGAGGAAATTATTGTTGTTCTTGTGGATGGCAGAGGGACAGCTTTTCAAGGTGACAAGATGCTACATGCTGTATATCGAAAACTCGGAGTCTATGAAATTGAGGACCAAATCTCAGCAGTGAA aaaatTTATAGAAATGGGTTTTGTTGATGAAAAAAGAATAGCAATATGGGGCTGG TCCTATGGTGGATATGTAACTTCTCTGGCACTTGGATCTGGCAGTGGAGTATTTAAATGTGGAATGGCAGtggctcctgtctccagctgggAATATTACG cATCTATCTACACAGAGCGATTTATGGGTCTTCCGACTGAGTCAGATAATCTCAAACACTACAAA AATTCAACTGTGATGGCGAGAGCAGAAAATTTCCGAAACGTGGAATATCTTCTCATCCATGGAACAGCAGATG ataatgtaCATTTCCAGAACTCAGCACAGATCTCTAAAGCTTTGGTTAACGCAGAGGTGGATTTCCAGGCAATG
- the LOC120374929 gene encoding prolyl endopeptidase FAP isoform X4 — MSFLWLQILQVRQEQEIDVPNSDDNPRAFTLEDYLNGKFQYKTFFPYWISSHEYLHQTAEDNIILYDVETEDSTTILTNDTLRKVNASNYALSSDKQFIVLESDYTKLWRYSYTASYHIYDLQYSNFVTENPLPNKIQYISWSPVGHKLAYVYQNNIYLKQYPEDRSIKITSNGKENVIFNGIPDWVYEEEMLAGKYALWWSPNGKFIAYVQFNDTDIPVIEYSYYGEDQYPRKITIPYPKAGAKNPTVRVFIVDTTNHEGLVPKEVPVPAVIASSDHYFTWLTWVTDNRIGVQWLKRIQNFSVLAVCDFQENSNSWYCPENRQHVEASQTGWAGGFFVSTPYFTSDTTSYYKIFSDKAGYKHIHYINGSVENAIPVTNGQWEAIYIFKVTDDAIFYSSNEFEGYPGRRNIYKISIGSNPVRKQCITCNLRKERCQYYTARFSENAKYYALVCYGPGIPISTLFDGSNDQEIKVLEDNWELESAMENIRMPKIDINKLEVDGITLWYKMLLPPQFDRSKKYPLLIQVYGGPCSQNVKHTFGISWITYLASGEEIIVVLVDGRGTAFQGDKMLHAVYRKLGVYEIEDQISAVKKFIEMGFVDEKRIAIWGWSYGGYVTSLALGSGSGVFKCGMAVAPVSSWEYYASIYTERFMGLPTESDNLKHYKNSTVMARAENFRNVEYLLIHGTADDNVHFQNSAQISKALVNAEVDFQAMWYTDQDHGIPGLSSKHLYTHMTHFLKQCFSLSE, encoded by the exons TTCCCAACTCAGATGACAATCCTAGGGCTTTTACGTTGGAAGATTATTTGAATGGAAAGTTTCAgtacaaaacattttttccatactGGATTTCAA GTCATGAATATCTTCACCAGACAGCAGAAGATAATATTATTCTCTATGATGTTGAAACTGAGGACTCAACTACCATCTTGACTAATGACACACTT AGAAAAGTTAATGCCTCAAACTATGCATTATCTTCTGATAAACAATTTATAGTTCTGGAAAGCGATTACACAAAG CTTTGGAGATACTCTTATACAGCATCATACCACATTTATGATCTTCAATACAG taattttgtaACAGAAAATCCACTTCCAAATAAAATTCAGTATATATCTTGGTCACCCGTTGGACACAAATTG GCATATGTGTATCAGAATAATATCTATTTGAAACAATATCCTGAAGATCGATCTATtaaaataactagtaatggaaaaGAGAATGTAATATTTAATGGAATTCCTGACTGGGTCTATGAAG AGGAAATGCTTGCTGGGAAATATGCTCTGTGGTGGTCTCCAAATGGAAAGTTTATAGCATATGTACAATTTAATGATACTGACATACCAGTTATTGAATATTCATATTATGGTGAGGATCAATATCCTAGAAAAATAACTATTCCATATCCAAAG GCTGGGGCTAAAAATCCTACCGTTAGAGTGTTTATTGTAGACACTACTAACCATGAAGGTTTAGTTCCTAAGGAAGTACCTGTTCCTGCAGTGATAGCATCAAG TGATCACTATTTCACTTGGCTCACTTGGGTAACAGATAATCGAATCGGCGTGCAATGGCTAAAGCGAATCCAGAATTTTTCTGTCTTAGCTGTATGTGACTTCCAAGAAAACTCCAATTCCTGGTACTGTCCAGAG aatcGGCAGCATGTAGAAGCGAGTCAGACAGGATGGGCTGGTGGA TTCTTCGTTTCAACACCATATTTTACTTCAGACACTACTTCATACTACAAAATTTTTAGTGATAAGGCTGGTTATAAACATATTCATTACATCAATGGCTCAGTG GAAAATGCAATACCAGTTACAAATGGACAATGGGAGgcgatatacatttttaaagtaacGGATGATGCAAT ATTCTATTCAAGCAATGAATTTGAAGGCTATCCAGGGAGAAGGAATATATACAA AATTAGCATTGGAAGCAATCCTGTAAGGAAACAATGCATTACTTGTAATCTAAGGAAAGAAAGATGCCAGTATTATACAGCGAGATTCAGtgaaaatgctaagtattatgCCCTAGTCTGTTATG GTCCGGGCATTCCTATTTCCACTCTTTTTGACGGCAGCAATGACCAAG AGATTAAAGTCCTGGAAGACAATTGGGAATTAGAATCTGCGATGGAAAACATCAGAATGCCTAAGATAGACATTAATAAACTTGAAGTGGATGGAATTA ctTTGTGGTACAAGATGCTTCTACCTCCGCAGTTTGATAGATCCAAGAAGTATCCTCTGCTTATTCAGGT GTATGGAGGACCTTGCAGTCAGAATGTAAAGCACACATTTGGGATTAGCTGGATAACCTATCTTGCAAGTGGAGAGGAAATTATTGTTGTTCTTGTGGATGGCAGAGGGACAGCTTTTCAAGGTGACAAGATGCTACATGCTGTATATCGAAAACTCGGAGTCTATGAAATTGAGGACCAAATCTCAGCAGTGAA aaaatTTATAGAAATGGGTTTTGTTGATGAAAAAAGAATAGCAATATGGGGCTGG TCCTATGGTGGATATGTAACTTCTCTGGCACTTGGATCTGGCAGTGGAGTATTTAAATGTGGAATGGCAGtggctcctgtctccagctgggAATATTACG cATCTATCTACACAGAGCGATTTATGGGTCTTCCGACTGAGTCAGATAATCTCAAACACTACAAA AATTCAACTGTGATGGCGAGAGCAGAAAATTTCCGAAACGTGGAATATCTTCTCATCCATGGAACAGCAGATG ataatgtaCATTTCCAGAACTCAGCACAGATCTCTAAAGCTTTGGTTAACGCAGAGGTGGATTTCCAGGCAATG